The Bubalus kerabau isolate K-KA32 ecotype Philippines breed swamp buffalo chromosome X, PCC_UOA_SB_1v2, whole genome shotgun sequence genome has a segment encoding these proteins:
- the NDP gene encoding norrin produces the protein MRNHVLAASFSMLSLLALMGDTDSKTESSFMMDSDPRRCMRHHYVDSISHPLYKCSSKMVLLARCEGHCSQASRSEPLVSFSTVLKQPFRSSCHCCRPQTSKLKALRLRCSGGMRLTATYRYILSCHCEECSS, from the exons ATGAGAAATCATGTACTAGCTGCATCCTTTTCTATGCTCTCCCTGCTGGCGCTAATGGGAGATACAGACAGCAAAACAGAGAGCTCATTCATGATGGACTCGGATCCTCGACGCTGCATGAGGCACCACTATGTTGATTCTATCAGTCACCCGCTATACAAGTGTAGCTCCAAG ATGGTACTCCTGGCCCGGTGTGAGGGACACTGCAGCCAGGCGTCACGGTCTGAGCCCTTGGTCTCCTTCAGCACTGTCCTCAAGCAGCCCTTCCGCTCCTCCTGTCACTGCTGCCGGCCCCAGACGTCCAAGCTGAAGGCACTGCGGCTGCGCTGCTCCGGGGGCATGCGACTCACGGCCACCTACCGGTACATCCTCTCCTGTCACTGTGAGGAGTGCAGCTCCTGA